GTTGCAGTTAAAATGATATGTGAAAGAGAAGAAGAGATTAGAAAGTTTGAACCTGAAGAGTACTGGTCATTGACCGCTAACCTTAAAAAAGACGAAACTTTATTTGATGCAAAACTACATCAAATAGAAGGTAAAAAGGCAGAGATACCAAATAAAGAAAAAATGGATGAAATTTTGTCTCATTTAGATGGTAAAGATTTTGTAGTTAAACAAGTTGAAAAGAAGGAAAGAAAGAAGAATCCATCTCCACCTTTTATTACGAGTACTCTACAGCAGGAAGCATATAAGAAGCTAAATTTTTCAGCAAGAAAAACTATGAGAATAGCTCAGCAGTTATATGAAGGAATTAACTTAAAAAAGGAAGGGTTAGTAGGACTAATAACATATCTTAGAACTGATTCTACAAGGGTTAGTCAAACTGCGTTAATGCAGGCTAAAGAACATATATTAAGTGAATATGGAAAAGAGTACTTTCCTGGAAAAGTAAAAGAATACAAAGGAAAGAAAAAAGCCCAGGATGCCCATGAGGCAATAAGACCTACAAGACCTGATTTGACACCGGATAATATTAAGGATGAACTAGAACAAGATCAGTATCGACTTTACAAACTTATATGGGAACGATTTGTAGCAAGTCAAATGAGTCCTGCGGTTTTTGACACGGTTAGTGCTGATATTGAAGCAGGAGATATGATTTTTAGGGCTAATGGTAACAAAATAAAGTTTTTAGGTTTTATGAAACTATACTCAGAAGAAAAAAAAGAAAAAGATAAAATTTTACCGGCACTTGTTGAAAATGACAAATTAGAACTTGAAGATTTGCTGCCAAAACAGCATTTTACACAGCCTCCACCAAGGTATACAGAGGCTAGCCTTGTAAAGACACTCGAACAAGAAGGTGTTGGAAGACCTAGTACCTATGCACCAATTATAGAAACCATTCAATCCAAGGGCTATGTGGTAAAAGAGGAACGTAACTTTGTTCCAACAGAGCTTGGCGAGATCGTGTTAGAGCAGTTGTTGGAATTTTTCTCGGAAGTAATTGATGTTAAATTTACAGCAGAGATGGAAGATAAACTTGATCTTGTTGAAGAAGGAAAAGAAAACTGGAAGGATGTATTAAACGAATTTTATGAATCCTTTAAAAAGCAGGTTGAAGTTGCTGAAGAGGAGATGAAAGAAATAGAGTTAGAAGAGGAAGAAACAGATGTTATCTGCGATAAATGTGGTAAGAATATGATTATAAAACATGGAAGATTTGGTAAGTTTTTGGCTTGTCCTGATTTTCCTGAATGTAAAAATACAAAATCTATTGTAAAAGAGTTAAATGTTAAATGTCCTGAATGCGAAGGGACTATAGTTGAAAGGAAAAGTAAAAAGGGTAGAAAGTTTTATGGTTGTAATAATTATCCTGACTGCGAGTTTGTAGTCTGGTATAAACCTATTGAAGATAAAAATTGTCCCGAGTGCAATGCTTTTATGGTGGAGAGGGGAAGAAAAAACAAATATTATCAGTGTAGCAACAAAAACTGTGAACATACAGAGCAAGAAGAAGCTAAAGCAAGTTATTCATAAACAAAAGCTGATTCTGGTGCAAAAAGTCTATTTCACAAAGAGTTTTGGAGGTATTTAGATGAGTGATTTGGTAGTAGTTGGAGGTGGCCTTGCAGGTGTAGAAGCAGCCTGGCAGGCTGCAAATCGCGGCATAAAAGTGGATCTATATGAGATGAGACCAGAAAAGATGACTCCGGCACACAAAACAAGCAATTTGGCAGAGCTTGTTTGCAGTAACAGTTTAAGAGCCTCTTCTTTAGAAAATGCAGCAGGACTTTTAAAAGAAGAGATGAAAAAGCTTGGTAGCTTAATAATGAAAATAGCTGAAAGACATCAAGTTCCCGCAGGTGGAGCTATGGCAGTTGATAGAGAGAGATTTGCGAAAGATATAACAGAAACAATAGAAAACCATGAGAACATAAACTTAAAACGG
The Natranaerofaba carboxydovora genome window above contains:
- the topA gene encoding type I DNA topoisomerase, with the translated sequence MVIVESPAKAKTISKYLGQRYKVKASMGHVIDLPKSQMGISIEEGFEPKYITIRGKGDVLAELKKEAKKADNIYLAADPDREGEAISWHLKRALKIDEKGQNGKCRVEFNEITKEAIKEAFKTPREIDYNLVNAQQARRILDRLVGYQISPILWKKVRKGLSAGRVQSVAVKMICEREEEIRKFEPEEYWSLTANLKKDETLFDAKLHQIEGKKAEIPNKEKMDEILSHLDGKDFVVKQVEKKERKKNPSPPFITSTLQQEAYKKLNFSARKTMRIAQQLYEGINLKKEGLVGLITYLRTDSTRVSQTALMQAKEHILSEYGKEYFPGKVKEYKGKKKAQDAHEAIRPTRPDLTPDNIKDELEQDQYRLYKLIWERFVASQMSPAVFDTVSADIEAGDMIFRANGNKIKFLGFMKLYSEEKKEKDKILPALVENDKLELEDLLPKQHFTQPPPRYTEASLVKTLEQEGVGRPSTYAPIIETIQSKGYVVKEERNFVPTELGEIVLEQLLEFFSEVIDVKFTAEMEDKLDLVEEGKENWKDVLNEFYESFKKQVEVAEEEMKEIELEEEETDVICDKCGKNMIIKHGRFGKFLACPDFPECKNTKSIVKELNVKCPECEGTIVERKSKKGRKFYGCNNYPDCEFVVWYKPIEDKNCPECNAFMVERGRKNKYYQCSNKNCEHTEQEEAKASYS